One segment of Tenrec ecaudatus isolate mTenEca1 chromosome 1, mTenEca1.hap1, whole genome shotgun sequence DNA contains the following:
- the NGF gene encoding beta-nerve growth factor, which yields MSMLFYALITALLIGIQAEPHAERNVPAGHAISLAHWSKLQLSLDTALRRARSAPAGVITARVAGQSRNITVDPKLFKKRRLHSPRVLFSTQPPSDTLEAQGLDSEPRGAAALNRTHRSKRSDSTHPIFHRGEFSVCDSVSMWVGNKTTATDIKGNEVMVLKEVSINNVVYKQYFFETKCQNPDPSSTGCRGIDSKHWNSYCAPNYSFTRALTLDASQTAWRFIRINTACVCVISRKTGRRA from the coding sequence ATGTCCATGTTGTTCTACGCTCTGATCACAGCGTTGTTGATCGGCATACAGGCGGAACCACACGCAGAGCGCAATGTCCCAGCAGGACACGCCATCTCCCTAGCCCACTGGTCCAAGCTTCAGCTCTCCCTGGACACAGCCCTCCGCAGAGCCCGCAGCGCCCCGGCTGGGGTGATCACCGCGAGGGTGGCAGGGCAGAGCCGCAACATCACCGTGGACCCCAAACTCTTTAAAAAGCGGCGGCTGCACTCACCCCGCGTGCTGTTCAGCACCCAGCCCCCATCCGACACCCTCGAGGCGCAGGGCCTGGACTCCGAGCCCCGCGGCGCGGCCGCTCTCAACCGGACTCACCGGAGCAAGCGGTCGGACTCCACCCACCCCATCTTCCACAGGGGCGAGTTCTCCGTGTGCGACAGCGTCAGCATGTGGGTTGGGAATAAGACCACCGCCACGGACATCAAGGGCAACGAGgtgatggtgctgaaggaagtgaGCATCAACAACGTTGTGTACAAACAGTACTTTTTTGAGACCAAGTGCCAGAACCCCGATCCTTCGAGCACCGGGTGCCGGGGCATTGACTCGAAGCACTGGAACTCGTACTGTGCCCCCAATTACTCCTTCACCAGGGCGCTGACCCTGGACGCCAGTCAGACAGCCTGGCGCTTTATCCGCATCAACACGGCCTGCGTATGCGTGATCAGCAGAAAGACTGGGAGAAGAGCCTGA